One Candidatus Neomarinimicrobiota bacterium DNA window includes the following coding sequences:
- the moaC gene encoding cyclic pyranopterin monophosphate synthase MoaC: MTLSHLDKDGKASMVDVSDKETTVRTATAVGEVKLNEEAFIEIIKDKNKKGDVLTVANIAGINAAKRTSEIIPLTHQINLSHINIEFKLDEEQKLVKITATSKAKDSTGVEMEALTAVTVSALTIYDMCKSVDRTIEISNVKLIFKSGGKSGIFENE; this comes from the coding sequence ATGACGTTATCTCATCTGGATAAAGATGGAAAAGCTTCAATGGTGGATGTCAGTGATAAGGAAACGACTGTCAGGACTGCGACCGCAGTGGGTGAAGTAAAACTCAATGAAGAAGCGTTTATCGAAATAATAAAGGACAAAAACAAGAAAGGTGACGTCCTAACAGTAGCAAATATAGCAGGAATTAATGCGGCGAAGCGAACTTCGGAGATTATACCTCTGACTCATCAGATTAATTTGAGTCATATTAATATTGAGTTTAAACTTGACGAGGAACAAAAATTGGTTAAAATAACCGCTACTTCAAAGGCAAAGGACAGCACAGGCGTGGAAATGGAAGCGTTGACTGCTGTCACGGTTTCCGCTCTGACTATTTATGATATGTGTAAATCCGTGGACAGGACAATCGAAATAAGCAATGTGAAACTCATTTTCAAATCAGGAGGGAAAAGTGGAATATTTGAAAATGAGTAA
- a CDS encoding DUF427 domain-containing protein, translating into MVKALWNGELLASSDECIVVEGNQYFPPDSINREFFKENENHSTCPWKGEASYYTIEVNGKENQDAAWYYPDASEAASSIKNYVAFWRGVEIQTS; encoded by the coding sequence ATGGTCAAAGCGTTATGGAATGGAGAACTACTGGCTTCGAGCGATGAATGTATCGTAGTGGAGGGGAATCAATATTTTCCTCCTGACAGCATCAACCGAGAGTTTTTCAAAGAGAATGAGAATCATTCGACCTGTCCCTGGAAGGGAGAAGCAAGTTATTATACCATTGAAGTAAATGGAAAGGAAAATCAAGATGCTGCCTGGTATTATCCGGATGCTTCGGAGGCAGCAAGTTCGATTAAAAATTATGTTGCGTTTTGGAGAGGTGTTGAAATTCAAACTAGTTAA